Part of the bacterium genome, AATGCACATCGTCAGGCGATTAAATCCGGAATGTACGCCCGGGTTATACTTGAGAAAGGTTTTACTAAATCAGTCCTCATCCCTGAAAATATCCTGATCAGGCGCGGCCAATTAGAAGGTGTGTTTGTTATATCGGACAATAACACTGCAATGCTTCGTTGGATCAGAACAGGAAATCAGAACGGAGACCGGATCGAAATTCTATCCGGATTACAAGACGGTGAAAAAATCGTTATAACAAGCGATGTGAAAATTTCAGACGGACAAAAAGTTGAGGTAGCACAATGAATCGAGGATTAGCAGGAAAAATCGCTTACGCATTTATCAATTCCAAACTGACACCGCTGCTTATGGCAGCCTTTCTTGCCATTGGCCTATACAGCGCATATCTGACGCCCAGCGAAGAGGAGCCACAGATCAGCGTGCCTATCGCCGATGTATTTGTTCAATACCCAGGAGCAAGTCCTGAGGAAATTGAAAGCAGAGTAACCAAACCTCTCGAAAAATTAATTTCCAATATTCACGGCGTTGAATATGTTTATTCCATCTCCAACCCGGGTATGGCTATGTTAGTGGTTCGATATTACGTGGGTGAAGATGTCGAGAGAAGCCTTGTTAAACTCTATAATGAATTTGCCAAAAATATGGACAAGATGCCCAAAGGCGCTTCCATGCCGTTGATCAAGTCCAAATCTATCGACGACGTTCCAGTGATTGCCCTTACGATGTGGAGCAAGACGTATGATGATTATCAGATGCGGCGAGTGGCAACGGAGCTTTCGTCGGAAATAAAACAAATCGAACATGTTGCTGAAACCCAGGTGATCGGCGGACGCTCCCGTCAGATTCGCGTCATATTGGACAAATCAAAAATGGCGGCACATCATGTTGATGCTCTTATGATTGCAGGACAAATACAATATGCTAATCAACAATCCGCAGCAGGGAAGTTCAATTGGCAAGACCATGAATTTCTTGTCGAAGCAGGCGGTTTTTTAGAATCCGCGGAGGAAGTCGGCAAGATCGTAATTGGCGTCTATAATGGAAGTCCGGTCTATTTGAGAAATGTTGCGGAAATCGTAGACGGCCCGGAAGAACCCAAGGATTATGTCAGCTTCGGATTTGGTGATCTGGCGGTTCCGGATGAGTTCAAAAATGACGATAAGGAATTTACTGCCATTACACTTTCGGTTTCCAAATCCAAAGGCTCCGATGCGATGAAAATCGCAGAGAAGGTAATAAGTAAAGTTAATGCTCTGAAAGGCGGCCTCATTCCGTCAGATGTCATAATAACAACTACCCGTAATTACGGAGAAACGGCATCGGAAAAAGTCGGCGAACTGCTCAAACATCTCTCCGTAGCAATTCTTGCCGTAACCGTTCTTGTCGCACTGGCCATGGGGTGGCGCAGCGGACTTGTGATTTTTATGACCGTCCCGGTTACGTTTGCTCTGACGTTGTTCGTGTATTATATGTTCGGCTACACGCTTAATCGTATAACCCTTTTCGCGCTTGTATTTGTGACGGGACTCGTAGTAGATGACGCGATCATCGTCGTGGAAAATATGCACCGTCACTTTAAAATGAAA contains:
- a CDS encoding efflux RND transporter permease subunit, which gives rise to MNRGLAGKIAYAFINSKLTPLLMAAFLAIGLYSAYLTPSEEEPQISVPIADVFVQYPGASPEEIESRVTKPLEKLISNIHGVEYVYSISNPGMAMLVVRYYVGEDVERSLVKLYNEFAKNMDKMPKGASMPLIKSKSIDDVPVIALTMWSKTYDDYQMRRVATELSSEIKQIEHVAETQVIGGRSRQIRVILDKSKMAAHHVDALMIAGQIQYANQQSAAGKFNWQDHEFLVEAGGFLESAEEVGKIVIGVYNGSPVYLRNVAEIVDGPEEPKDYVSFGFGDLAVPDEFKNDDKEFTAITLSVSKSKGSDAMKIAEKVISKVNALKGGLIPSDVIITTTRNYGETASEKVGELLKHLSVAILAVTVLVALAMGWRSGLVIFMTVPVTFALTLFVYYMFGYTLNRITLFALVFVTGLVVDDAIIVVENMHRHFKMKQLPFLQAAIAAIDEVGNPTILATFTVIAAVLPMAFVSGLMGPYMSPMPIGASLAMLFSLLIALVITPWLVLRLFKNEEHGHAEKHYRLEETKIYKWYAVVITPLIESKKKRWLFLGGTMLLLLASMSLMYFKLVAVKMLPFDNKNEIQVIIDMPEGTTLERTAAVTKEIAAYIRTQPEVVNYQSYVGTSAPINFNGLVRHYDLRRGSNVADIQMNLLS